The window GAACTTCACCGACGATGTCGATCTGCTGTTGCGGGACGACGACCCGACCTGGAGCGACGAGACCGCGACGCTGCTCGAGAACCACCCCGTCGACGTCGTCCGCGAGGAGGTCACCGGCGTCCGGAACGGCGAGGACGGCTGGCTCGAGGCCCTGGAGTTCGCGGACGGTTCGGTCCGGGAGTACGCAGGCGGGTTCGCGATGTACGGCTCCGACTACAACGACGGGCTCGCGGCGTCGCTCGGCGCGGAACTGAACGACGACGGCACGGTTGCGGTGGACGACCACGGCCGCACGTCGGTCGACGGGCTCTACGCCGTCGGCGACCTGACGCCCGGCCACAACCAGATCCCCGTCGCGATGGGCCAGGGGGCGAAGGCGGGCATCGCGATCCACAAGAGCCTCCGCGCGTTCCCGAAGTCGCTCGCGGAACTCGAGGCCGAAGGCGCGGTCGGTCTCGAGGACGTCCCCGCCATCGCACCCGAACTGCGACGGCAGGCGAACGCCCACGCACCGGCCGAAGGCGACTGATAGGAGACGCGATCCGGGTATTCCGTCTCGAGCCGCGTCGTGAGTTCGGCGTCGGAGTCGATCCCGGTCAACTAGCGCGATGTCGGTACCCCTCTGCCATTCATCCTCGACCCGTGACGGCTCCGTTCTACCC of the Halobiforma lacisalsi AJ5 genome contains:
- a CDS encoding NAD(P)/FAD-dependent oxidoreductase, translating into MTTPSTPDERRYEVAVVGGGPAGLTTALYATRLGHETAVFDRGGGRAAMMQETHNVIGVPESVSGTEFLETAVDQLRSYGADYRQEFVTGVDRRDDEFVLETTEGTAVADRVVLATGFSDGRPEPPLPRTGRGLHYCLHCDAYMFVDEPVYVMGHGDSAAYVAMIMLNFTDDVDLLLRDDDPTWSDETATLLENHPVDVVREEVTGVRNGEDGWLEALEFADGSVREYAGGFAMYGSDYNDGLAASLGAELNDDGTVAVDDHGRTSVDGLYAVGDLTPGHNQIPVAMGQGAKAGIAIHKSLRAFPKSLAELEAEGAVGLEDVPAIAPELRRQANAHAPAEGD